The Tripterygium wilfordii isolate XIE 37 chromosome 17, ASM1340144v1, whole genome shotgun sequence genome has a window encoding:
- the LOC119981952 gene encoding LOW QUALITY PROTEIN: acetyl-coenzyme A carboxylase carboxyl transferase subunit beta, chloroplastic-like (The sequence of the model RefSeq protein was modified relative to this genomic sequence to represent the inferred CDS: substituted 2 bases at 2 genomic stop codons), with the protein NXNAXYIYNSICRYDENNSENESSTLRPITNDIDFTLRESSNDLDVTQKYRHLWVQCENCYGLNYKKFFKSKMNICEQCGSHLKMSSSDRIELSIDPGTWNPMDEDMVSVDPIEFHSEEEPYKDRIDSYQRKTGLTEAVQTGTGQLNGIPVAIGVMDFMFMGGSMGSVVGEKITRLIEYATNQFLPLILVCASGGARMQEGSLSLMQMAKISSALFDYQSNKKLFYVSILTSPTTGGVTASFGMLGDIIIAEPNAYIAFAGKRVIEQTLNKTVPEGSQAAEYLFDKGTICYTT; encoded by the coding sequence aactaaaatgcataatacatTTATAATTCCATTTGTAGGTACGACGAAAATAATAGTGAAAACGAGAGTTCTACTCTAAGACCTATCACGAATGATATTGATTTCACTCTAAGAGAAAGTTCTAATGATCTCGATGTAACTCAAAAATACAGGCATCTCTGGGTTCAGTGCGAAAATTGTTATGGATTAAATTATAAGaaattttttaagtcaaaaatgaATATTTGTGAACAATGTGGATCTCATTTGAAAATGAGTAGTTCAGATAGAATTGAACTTTCGATTGATCCAGGCACTTGGAATCCTATGGATGAAGACATGGTCTCTGTAGATCCCATTGAATTTCATTCAGAGGAGGAACCTTATAAAGATCGTATTGACTCTTATCAAAGAAAGACAGGATTAACCGAGGCTGTTCAAACAGGTACAGGTCAACTAAATGGTATTCCCGTAGCAATTGGAGTTATGGATTTTATGTTTATGGGAGGGAGTATGGGATCCGTGGTAGGAGAGAAAATTACCCGTTTGATCGAGTATGCTACCAATCAATTTTTACCTCTTATTCTAGTGTGTGCTTCTGGAGGAGCACGCATGCAAGAAGGAAGTTTGAGCTTGATGCAAATGGCTAAAATATCTTCCGCTTTATTTGATTATCAATCAAATAAAAAGTTATTTTATGTATCAATCCTTACATCTCCTACTACTGGCGGAGTGACAGCAAGTTTTGGGATGTTGGGAGATATCATTATTGCCGAACCAAATGCCTACATTGCATTTGCAGGTAAAAGAGTAATTGAGCAAACATTGAATAAGACAGTCCCTGAAGGTTCACAAGCGGCTGAATATTTATTTGACAAGGGCACAATATGTTACACAACATAA